In the Epinephelus fuscoguttatus linkage group LG10, E.fuscoguttatus.final_Chr_v1 genome, GCCCTTCACACAGCAAACAGGAAAAACTATCTAGAACACGAAAACCAACTTTTTTATTAAGCCTCATAATCAAACTCCCAGTTTCCACTTTGGCCTTTCCCACTGCATCGCCCCTCATGAACGCCTTCCCGTCCTTCTCCGCTCCTCCTCCCAATACACCAACCATCCAGTCAGTGTGTAAGCCCTGCCTGCGGGCTCCGTGGAGGATGAACGATGTGCCCACACTTGACTACGAGTTGCTGCTGTCCCCGGCCAGCTCCTCCCTCGCCGGCAGTCCTGGCggtggcagcagcagccccCCTCTGGCCTTGGTCGGGGTGGACACTGAGCAGCGCACCGCCTTGGCCTTCGTAGGCCTCCTCATGCTCTTCCTGGTCTTCCTGCTGGTCAGGTGCTTCAGGATCCTGCTGGACCCCTACAGCCGCATGCCTGCATCATCCTGGACTGACCACAAGGAGGGGCTGGAGAGGGGTCAGTTCGATTACGCACTGGTGTAGAGTGATGTGTAAAGAGGGGGTGGAGAGGGGATGATTTCATTGCACATAGTCAGAATCTTGAGAGAAATTTAAATGTGGAAATGGACTGTACCATGAATGCACTCTGACAGGGGGGTTTACCTGATGTTGGTGTATGCCTGGTTTATATAACTGTACTGCAGCCTGTGTACCGGTGTAAATATGAGGCTGCAGGATGCTATGTAAGCAAGTTTGGTTGAACAATAGGCACACAGACCACTGGAAGCCAAACACCCAGATATTGGACCATGAAGGACAGAACTAATGAGCTGCACAGCTGCCTTAACCTGACCTACTGTACCCGTCAAACATGCTACAACATCACAGCATCACCTTAGGGCTAGGTTTTCCAAACTCCACAGCTTGCCAGTATTATAAACACTATGATTTTGGTAAAGATCACTTTCACTCACGACATAGTTTATAACCTCAAAGCCACATTGTTGATGAGAACACTTGACTCGTAGAACTTAAATGAAGGAGTTTACACTGAAGCAGACGCCCCTTTAATAAACCAGTGTCCATTGTAAAGCATCCAAGTGTTAAGTGCTGATCAAGGAGcacaaatcctcacatttttatttggtttcgGACACTGATCCTGGAGCAGCACTGCAGTTTCAGATGCTTTTGAAGCAGGTAGTTTGTGTCTCCATACAGTTTTGtctgtgtatgttttgtgtgttacCGTGTCTATAACTGAGAAGCCATATTGAAACTATAATCTCTTATTACTGCGAGTAGAGTTTATGTTCACTGGTTGTGTCCTTTGCTTTAGTCAGCCTGCCAAGTGTGGTGATGAAGCAAACAGCAACCTTTAGGCAAAAGAAAGCTTTATTTTTCTATTCCTGACTCAAGTTTGGGAGTCTCCTTTTTGCTATCTTTCTGTCCTCTTCCTCTTACTGTATCAATCTTTAGACTGTGGATTTTTTGAGGTAGTCATGCAGCCACGTCTTAGAAGGAGGCAAAGCAGGTAGCTTTGCTTTTCTTGTGTTTtgtaattacatatttttctgaCTATCTGCTTTGTTTTTGATACACTGGGTTGAATCcgtaaaaataaatagaaaaaaaaccaagattttcttcttcttcttcctaaATTCCACAGAAAGCTGGACTGTGTGGAACGTCCACATTGTTCATgttggaaataaaataaagtgattaCTACTTATTTGTCACATCGTGTCACTTTTGTTGCAgtggttatttacacacaaGCTCAGCCTATTCAGTTACCCATTCAGTCCAATGGATGCAACCTTTCTAGGATGTCCAGATCTATGGGTGCGTTCCGAATCATATATCGAATATACCAAATCATTTTCCTTTTTACCTTAAAAAGTACGtgctgttgcatgcagtatgcacacagtcAGGACATACTACTTCCTCATAACATTACatcctgaactttgaccctcttactACTGATTTTGATATTTTGCAATGTTATAACTGCATACGCTGTAGATTCTTACATAtatttacaataataaaattacacaggctatttctttctctgtcattgttatgtCCTTTTTTGTTGAATgcatttatgattattttaatcAATTAAACTATTAATATTTCTTCCATAACTAATCAGCTGGTGAATAGTCACCTGAATGCGCTGTCATCTATCATTGAGACTTCTGACCgttgtcaatcagctgtcaagcGGCCATCTGTTTGTCCATGTCCGCTgcacagaggattgtgggtcagaacgAGCAGAacagcatgctggcttgcatactgcaatatCAGACCGGATGTAGTAAAACattctggtatttttggcatactgcagctgacatactatgtactgggacatactaaatctctctctggcatactatatagtgcagtagtatggGTTTTGGAACGCACAGTATGGTTACTGTCATCTGACTCCTCCCAAATGCACAGACTTATTTAATTGGATGTCCTTAAGCCGATCGCAGTGTTTGACATCGTCCCAGCCCTTTTCAACAAGCAAGAAAGCACAAGGCACATTTAAATCTATTAATCATATTGCGTAAGTACATTATTTGATACTTCAAAGTTGGGTCCTGCAGAGGTGGGGCAAAAATCCTTCCTAGCATTTGGTGTACACACATCGGAACAGGCTAGCAAGTGCACATGTGTGGAATTCTGGCAaattatgcacacaaaattGTGGGTACTTCATGGCCGCTGAAGATACAGACATGCACCCTTGAAAGTTCTCTGAGGGGAGGACTCGGGCCTCTGTAGAATTTGAAGGATCCTTGATGTTTTAACAGTCCTTTGGCAGGATTCAACGATGGACCCTGTTTGAAATTGAGCCCTTtcaggatccttccttgactatGACAAGCACCAACTGTTTAATTAGGAAcaacctgatttgattttcTAATGATACCAACTTATAATGCATCTTATACATTATGTacacaaaatattattttactAAAGTTTTGCACATACTGTCTTTTGGAGATACTTCAGAAATTGAGGATATTCTGAGTTTCGAtgacaaatacaatacaaaatatatatacagtgtgttttaaagcatCACTTTATTCACTGATTCACTCAATTTTAATACTAGGTGGTTACTTGCATTTGGATTCTCCatcatgggcggattatgagacagtgggcccctgggcacaggtatgtaaaaggccccaccacctctcctacctCTCCTacttttgcctcttttttgttgttgtttcgcaacttttttctgcttttgagtgtctttgaggtaattttgtgtcattctgctttctgtctctttgcaaatgttgagtctctttgtagttgttttgcatctcttctcATCTGTGGTCTTTTTGAgcctcttcctggtcagtaatttcaatgacattttgcaggtgaaggccagggtgtcatgatcctgggtttgtTTATACTCTGTTATCCTATGGACTTTATTTAGGAGTTTGTGTtatttgtttcatgttattcattcatgttttaatctgcttcctcttttattttgtaggttCTTTGCTCATGTGTTGTGtttggttttacttcctgtctttgtgtgttttcccgcctgttttctgtcacacctgtctcattagtccttccctgttcccgccctgcgttccaaatcgcatacttctactatatacttttaatatgtactgcagctgcccttaaaaagtatgtagtgtagtatgcagtatgcatgcagtatgcatactattgggacacactacatccgccatcacatcgctccctgaactccgaccctcttgctcacttcCGCCGCCGTCCGTAGCgctacatttgaatattttgtgttgttgtacttcGGAGATGCAGCAAATCTCCTCTCGTCGAGCTCGCCAGAGTCGTGCATACTGTCGGAGGTGCCGgagagctctgttgctgttatgtcgtaatgtatgttgttgtttctaataaactgacGTGTTCACATTAACAGTCCCAAGCCTATTATTAGTGACCTGTTTATTGAACTAGTCACCAGTAGGCTTATTAACCCCCTTCACActctgttgctggcagatgtttgatgttaaatatatttacagctatgcagctgctggcactatattctgtctgcacgtgaagcagccttacattcacattacttttatttgtagtgtaacatacttgcacattcttactacattacttaatatgtgtttgacttttactatttatatatttactagtctatactgctcatacctggcccatagtgtattcatatttagtcatattcattcattatttataccacacttacaccactgcctgtactggtagaatcttctatattgtagttatagttgaaccctaacattgattatactataatcacaataaagttgaatgttgtaTCTGTGTTCTTGCAAAACTGTATGATATGTGACAGTATATAATCAGATCATTGCAGTCCTAATATGTAGtgtcttagtatctcaaattaaataaacaatgtatgaaaggaagtgtgggCGTTGGTTGTACACGCAGCTCAGTAAGTGTGACGTAACTTCCGCtgcgcaaaggattgtgggtcagaatggccaaagaagcatgctgacatgcatactgcaaaatatggccggatgtagtagaacatcctggtacttttggcatactgcatctgacatactatgtattgggacacactaattctttttctggcatactaaatagtatggtagtatgggtattgcaATGCAGGGCCAGTCTTCcacttcacacctgttctgtatttgtttagtccctccttttgcccgtgtcttcctactccagctgtgtctcattcttgtgattagttttctgtgtatatacctgtgtgtttccttttgttCACTGTCAGTTCGCCTGTGGACATTCCTGCATTCTTGCCTTGCCTGGTCATCTTGGGTTATTCCTGTGCTCATCCCTGTGTTCCCTGGTCACATTGCCTGCTCCGTTTCCTGCCTCGTGTTGTGTTTGGATTTGAGTTTATCATATTATCCGAGttagttttcagttttgttctGCTTGCATTTGGACTTTGAGTTGCCTGCCTGTATCGGATTATTTCTATCAGCTGCATTAAAGCTCACTTTTAGTTGATTCATCTATGTTCTCCGTTCATTGGAATATACAAGAAAATGATATATGAGTGCGTTTACAGTAGAAATCcacaattaaaatatatttattgtgtGTCTGGAACATAATTGGGTTCTGAACTAGAAAGAATGACTCAGgacacaacatttaaaaatataaccCACAATACTTTATTGCCGTTAAAGTCACTGGACAAAAGTTTACAATATTATGTGAATCACTCTAATTTTACAGACTGCCATTTGGTGTTATAAATCTTTGGTTTTTGTCTTTGCACCAGAATGATGATCATTCAGTATGTTTAAAGATGTTCCGTGATGGCTGATTGAGTTATTGATCGTCAGCTGGTAGGTGTGGTGTGACTGGATGATTGTCATGTCAGCTTTCAGCTGGACTCTGGTATCAAAAGTATAAAGCACACATTTCAATGCAagcagatgatgatgacagtaTTGTTTCAAGTTTGACACTGAAGCTGAGATACAGTAAGGACACGCAACaaactgcctttttaaaaaaaaacaaaaacaaaacatagtggcaaataaaagaaaaattacaAACTGACAATAAAGATACAAGTATACAAAGATTCCCAAGTTAGAAAAATGGTTATGTATTATAAACATTGCCAAGGCTGTGGGACAGTGCAGCAACCTTGACTGTTATATTGTTTAGCACCATAGATCCTAGCTGCAGATGGTCATTGATCCTAATGGCATTGTACAGACAGTGTAAGCTTGTATGAGATAATAGACGACGGGAATGTTTATTAAGTCTGACTTGTTTCGATTTCTTTTTGCTGTTGGCTGATTTGACTGGCGACAGTGGTTTCAAACAATACAGTCAGTGATCGACAAACACAATGCCGCATTTGCTTTTTGctggatttgctgcttttttctctCAACAAAACAAAGTCAACAGCACTTAAAGGCCTTCAATCTTGGGTTTACTGTGAGTATTTGTTTTGGCAGccttgacatttaaaaaaaaacaaaaacaaaaaaaaaaaaatctacatttcacttaaaaatatacaatttaaTTTTCAAGAAGCAAGTTTGATAATATTGTTTTTCAGCACTGAGACAATAcaaaagacagacaaacacaacaataaatcctagcgaaagaaaaaaaaaagaagtcattttTTGCAATCCAGATTCAAGACTGCACTTTCTTTGTACAGCGAAAGAGATGGTTTTTATCTAGCACCTTTTTCCtctttgagagaaaaaaaaatcatgagaaaTGAACGATGACCTGacagatatttgttttcttgtgagGTTTCGTGTTCACCTGTGCGTGCCCTTACACTGTAAAGCACCGCCTTTAGTTACAGCTTAGGTTAACATGTCATGTACCTTTGAGACTGCTACTGTAGTcagctgtgtctctctctgtgtgttgtaaacgAGGCCTCAGACCTTAGACATCGAGCTCACGGTGAAGTCAAAGAAGTCAGATAAAGTCAGCTTATAGTCAAGTTCAGCCTTACGACGCCGGCTGTCAGCTACAGCTCCATTCTCCTGTAGCATTTATGTTTAGTTTGAGGGGCCACAAGCCTCCGACAGCCAACAAGGGAAAAAGACTTTGGACTTAATGAGAAAGCTGGCTCTCAGCTCCAGAATCAGTGCACCTCAAGTCTTAATCCCTACAAGGATAAATACAAACGTGACCCGATCTATCTTCTTTTAAGTCTACGAGCTACTAGCTGGTGTACTCCCTGCTCGTGATGGATGCTGAGCGACACTAGCACCCTTTTTTATGTGTTTCAAAGTCAGCATCGCAGCATGGTGTCCATACTCATTGAGAAGTACTGAGGTAACCAAacatgacagcacacacacgcaaacacgcTAATCCCTGCTTGCCGCTGCCCGCAGGCAGGACAAAAGTCAGTTACATCAGAGTAGAGCACAGCttgccgttttttttttttgtctgaaaattGGTTGTCATCCAGCTATAAGACAGACCGCTATTGGCTACAGAACCTGAAATGCTGTGTAAATGTTGCAGTCCTTCGtgttaacattttttcaaaCAGCACAAATACATTAAATGACACACTACAATACTGAGAGGGGCCGACGTGACAGACCTTGTTCCCCAGTGTTGTGATGACAAGATCACAGAGAGGTGAGAAAGTCCTTGGACCAAAATGACGACCCCCTGATGTCACTTCTttaacactaaacacaaagacatCACTGCGTGTGATTAAGTACTACCACACATGTTGCATTTAGACAGTTTTGGCCACTCTCAGCActtcatttctgttttgtttaatttcttgCTTTGCTCATCTACAAAAGTGCTTCATGGACTTGTGAACCATCTGTCTGCCATCTTGTCGTTATCAGGGGGGCTATGGTCCAAGCTCTAAGGCACCTCTCTGCCATCTCCTCCGCtggctctctcagtggagaatGAGTGCTGGTTCGGGTACAAGTAGAGGGGCGCAAGGGGAAGTGAAGTcagggtaaaaaaacaaaacaaaaacaaaaaaacacaaaacatataataacataaacaGTAACAAAGTGGTGGTAGAGTTGGGCTGATTGACTCAGTCTTTCGTAGCCCTTGGTAACCCCTGTCGGTGGGGATGGTCCTGCAGGGGGGAGCTGGAGGAGTTACTGAATAAGGGAGAAGGTTAAAACTCAAAGGCTTTAGAAATCAGTCCAGGACGGGATCGTCGTGAGCGCGCTCTGAGCTCAGTGCAGGTGGATGAGGAGCTTGATGCGCAGGGCGTCTCCTATCTCCCCTTGTAGGTAATCACTGTCGTGTAGCTCCTCCAGCTGGTGTAGTCTTCGGGGCCCGAACAGCCGCAGGCTGGCGATCTCTAGCCGGTAGGATCCCGCTGGAGGCGGCCTCTTGCCGAGCCGGAGCACAGTCTTTCCGTCGCGTCGTTCCAGCAGGCGGAAGTGTTCATTAGCGTTTCCGTGGGTGATGACGTAGCGCACGTGATGCTCTAGTGGCTGCAGAGCGGGCAGAAGCTCCAGCAGAGGCTCCTTGTTGAGCAGCGAGGACAGAGAAATGTTCATAGGGATGGAGCCCTGGGTGTCTATGCTGGCCATACTCACTGTTGGCTCCTGTAGTGAAGATGAGAGCAGAGGGCACGAGGTGAAACATCTCTAACTTCAGTACAACACAATGAAAGTATCGATATTCAATACCATTTTCAATACCATGGGGAAAAGTGACATTGAggacataaaatatatatatatatatatatatatatattaaaagatGACTATAAGaaggctataacatgacaatGACAACTTTTCTattcttggttagtagcagtgaacagcagaatgactattttaaacattaacaaccagagagagcaagaaagtgCAGCTGGTACTGCAGGGAAAATGAGTATAGAAAAATTCAGAATTCAAATATCCACAATTGTTATGTgttaataaatcaatatttttgaaaacactaAACCTGAGGTAGCAGAAACATCCCATTCTCAGATAAAGATCTCAACATATGAATATTCTTACAACACAACACTTATTTTGAATTCTTTAGAAAATCAAAAATGGCTCACAAGACTCAGTGAGACGAGCATTGAGAGGCAGTCTGTCAACACACGTACCTGGTGGATGTCATTTTCATCAGCATTGCGTTTGTGTCGCGCGTTCTTTCCTCCTCCGTTGATCTTACACTCGTAGCAGGCCTCAGGAGACAGACTGTCTTCGTCATCACCCTCCAAAAACTGGCCTGGGAAACCCGAGCCTGTCATACAATGACTAGATGGAAACAACAAGAGAGTCAGACGGGAGGAAATTCATTTCAAATTCATGAGCAACACAACCAGCACATGAAACATGGTCAGATGTTTTCTTATAACACTGGCTGcttaaataaatcttttttaatTCCTGATCCCTCACCCCTGTCCAGCTCTGTAGAAACCTCCTGGACAGCCACACAGGTAGCCTCCGTCGGTGTTGGAGCAGCCGTAGATGCAGGGGTTGCTGCCCGTGCTACATTCATTCACATCTTGGCAGCCACCGGCGCCCTGCTCAAAGTCAAAGCCggagggacacacacacttgaagcTGCCCAGGGTGTTATAGCAGGAGGCAGAGCCACACACTGATCCTGCCTGACATTCGTTTTCATCtgcagaggaaagagaaaaaaggtaCAGGGACAAAAAAGTACAAGGTGAGTGTGATAGGAGATGATACAGTGCAGACCTGGGGACATTTCTTCTGcattttgatgatgatgatggaaaaGAACTCAGCAAATCATCAtaaggtaattatttttataGATGACTGTTGTTATGGTACTGCCGTAACTTATGTGTTTTCCCTAGAATTTAATACCTGGTATTATCATGAGTCTTGGGTGAtttgatcacaagtggacagtcctatgtctgtctgtctgtctgtcttacacCTGGCATTACAATGCTTCCTTACATGTATCTTAAGTgaccacttgtgatcagatctcATTTCCTTGCtctatatgcaaataaacatgGATCATTTCCGTTTACAAAGACCAAAtgtgttttggatgttttaaacTGCTGGGAGTTTTGTCAATCTATACATATACTTACAGACTATTTACAGACCCAATTCTCACTCTCTCCCCGTGCTGTATCTAcggttattaacaggtttatTGACAGTTGAGTTTGTTGGGATCgtttaacagctgctgctgttagctcatgctaacagGGAGGACGTTGAACTACCTCACCCTTGGCCAGGAGTAAAGTGGCTCCAGGGACAGTAAGCAACAATGTCAGCTGAGTTGGCGGTTGTTCAGTGTGGCCCATGACACATTAGCCTTCACACTGCAGGCCATATGTGGCCTGGACCACCTCTGAATGTGGTCTGAGTGATCAGATCACAGTGTGTCTTGGTAATCGTTTAGACCAAGACGTATGTTAATACTAGGTATAAACAGTCTGTGTTTTGTCTTCCCTGTGTTCCCGTTGCCTTTctccctgttttgttttgtctgtgtgcgCTTGGGTGGGCGTGGTCTCCCTCCCTGGATTCCCTGGGTGCTTGGTTTTTGTGTGCCTTTTGATCTGTGTTTTCCTGTGCTCCAGGATCACTACTAACCTGCCTGCCAGCTTCACATGCTCACCACGCTTCCCTTCACCTTCTGCCCAAACCATCCTCCTCTCAGCTGCCTCCTTTCCTCCCCACGGACCCTCACCTCCATTCCTTATATCATTCCCATTTAAACATACTTGTGGCAATACCTTTACCTACAACCTTTAACTATCATTCAGTCTTTGTCCTGTGCAATGAATGTTTTAGTATAATTCTGTCCTGTTTCATGTTAATCAGTACATTTATATGTCTATTTCAATGTCAAATAAAATCAGATCAGTctagaaaatacatttgttattctaatgattatgattatttaaattgtcattattgtttttacattacTACACAATGACAAGGACTTGAGGCATCTAAGCACAGATTTTTATATAAAATGATACTAGAGAGAAACATGTTATTGCACTCTTATAATAAGCTTTAAAAGACTTGAATTCCCCAGGTTCTCCGTACCACCGGTGTCTTTGTGGTTCATTACTGTCAACATGACAAACTCCCAGACTGAGCCAGTATAACTCACCCACGCACTGGTTCCACTGGTAGTGCTGCACATAGCCCTGAGGACAGCCGCAGCGGAAACCTCCCAACATGTTCTGACAGCCGTGCTGACAGCGGTGGTTACTGCTACACTCATCCACATCTGAGGAAAATAGACAGTTTCAATTTCTCGTTTTCAGCAGTGATGCTAGTGCAACCACTATGTTTACCCCTTTGGATCACAAACACCCCACAGAACCCGCTCCATGTTGTTTTCATTTGCAATTCTCTTGGATCTATGGATGTGTTTTTTTGCCTCTTGTAATGTTAAACTTGCCTTGTCTTTCCATATTCCCAtgattttttaattgaaaacGACCCTGTGTTTGACTCATCATAAACATTTCTGTCTGCTCACCTTCACACTCAATGCCTGTGCTGTCCAAAGAGAAACCTTTAGAGCATTCACAGCTGAAGCTACCAGGCGTGTTAACACAAGAGGCCCGGGAACCACACGCACTGCTCTGAGCGGAGCACTCGTTGTTGTCTGCAAACAAAGgaaacacagattttatttgaattaaagatgcttttttattttattttattgttcttCCTTAAGGCTAAACTCTTTCAGAGGGTAATGCTAATATCCTCCTGTTTCGTACTCACCGATGCAGGCAGTCTGGTGCTGTGTGAAGCCCGGAGGACACTTGCAGGTGAAACCTCCGATGGTGTTGACGCAGAGGAACTGGCAGTTATGCTGCTTGGTTGAACATTCATCCAGATCttagagggaaagaaagaaagcactTAACATCTTTCAAAACCAAATTACAGCAACGGATGAAGCCTCAGAATTGTGCAGCTTGTTTAAAGAAATAATATGACGGCAATATTTCCCTTGTAACACTTGAGGGTATCCATACTTTTAATATGGTGCACTATCGAAAGATTCATCCCCCCAGCATTTCAAAGTGGTATTATAGTCTGTGTAACTCCCCACTGTTACAAAGCTGGATcactttctgttttctgttttttggtgggaaggtagagctgggtgtcatctgCGTAGCAATGAAATTGAATGTTATATTTGCGGAAAATACTGCCAAGAGGGAGGAGGTAGATGATAAACAGGAGAGGTCCAAGCACAGAGCCTTGGGGTACACCGGCAATTGCGCAATAAACATTTACTTCATATTGataagttaaagaaaaaaagttgtctatttccacttgAAATAGCATTTATGGTTATATGGAGCTATG is a window encoding:
- the LOC125896419 gene encoding cortexin-1-like, which codes for MNAFPSFSAPPPNTPTIQSVCKPCLRAPWRMNDVPTLDYELLLSPASSSLAGSPGGGSSSPPLALVGVDTEQRTALAFVGLLMLFLVFLLVRCFRILLDPYSRMPASSWTDHKEGLERGQFDYALV